The Fusarium oxysporum Fo47 chromosome II, complete sequence genome includes a region encoding these proteins:
- a CDS encoding P-loop containing nucleoside triphosphate hydrolase protein, translated as MQSVQERKNIIVEAANALMLDVNCSSYPLITSSSTTLVSIISDLTLNPENIIETIGIVKACTARVGQGAFKTEDTGDIGTKLQEMAGKGNSNRQKTQITSINYCNFLNLTKLDALDTFETIKVAVTYKFDGIELEHYPADLDMLARAEVVYHELPGWQKPTTGANTFYGLPKQAR; from the exons ATGCAGTCAGTCCAGGAGAGAAAGAACATCATTGTGGAAGCGGCGAACGCTCTCATGCTCGACGTCAACTGTAGCTCATACCCATTGATCACCTCGTCTAGCACAACACTTGtcagcatcatcagcgaTCTCACCTTGAATCCCGAGAACATCATAGAAACGATCGGAATAGTGAAGGCCTGTACGGCCCGCGTTGGACAGGGGGCTTTCAAGACAGAAGATACTGGGGATATTGGAACTAAGCTCCAGGAGATGGCCGGGAAGGGGAATTCCAACCGGCAGAAGACGCAGAT CACTTCCATCAACTACTGCAACTTTCTAAACCTCACGAAGCTTGATGCTCTGGATACTTTCGAGACTATCAAGGTCGCTGTCACTTACAAGTTTGATGGCATCGAGCTTGAACATTACCCTGCCGATCTCGATATGCTAGCCCGAGCCGAGGTTGTCTACCACGAGTTGCCGGGATGGCAGAAGCCAACCACTGGAGCAAACACTTTCTATGGTCTTCCTAAGCAAGCTCGCTAA
- a CDS encoding chromatin-binding protein RAD9 → MTDSQMLAPAGSNETQDSQPIFEAYRAEFGVGTLSSSPPKYVTSPKISTTSPKQIPSPMSEVVVPSSDPTAIDLAAPATTVPRDALSDKARPGGPTTENDDPSHWDTTRVALTHSKKQCATLEADVVNGVAQGLKDRVNSNSNVNSSVRVPNTFVKLKHLANLSARHDSPQPQSVQDNAPKLLIKCLKPPASAVTAALRKMDYSQQTPTQVNDDRDYSEYCDIVPSSPVNGDTQPASHEPRTLQDDDTGAVNFANMSELGRPSSQISEDAGFDNTRGDWRHPDGTSQLNNGQTPHRPHAPTFETPAVPKNPFAARPSIAAPLAGSELFGQTQFSSAIKHISPTSSRPSPKLFNSISPNIIETSPLKNRANVSSPSDIRTSSPQRRLHDIPETSLQDLDEGPVRASTPVNDQSTAGEMIPESSPSTDPTPRAKAPRSSNATEPMAHYEPMKKSQERKSMENFVIPPWDSDDDSDDAIRRLERRKKIERKKAQAAEEMGRVSFTPKIRRNSAEQPSRKKRRVLPFEEPETTRKPSPKTDRGKGQELPPLVDDSQKGLVASNETLPVTSTKATPGNSASDNPQIDHDGDIVLVDADKVVLDDDMIPATSPAPSLPPTAPVEQPPPSEPELPQLRIEYEGLPQGPNDHSEPSSLPPARKRTTRTYGRAAQQKRRNPFLSSSFSDGLMSDLDPKPTPVSSPLQIVAAVSIIEEEPEEELSVSRTTEEKSEKKSAPRSKKPARDVYADLPPPMTTRSRRSDRAETAPVTPLASRSVGQMPPTSSSLSILSTTPLPSAKTTPGTQDSPGSERPESVTLPSPRGSRDFHKEEARKGSKTESPQPAKRAARVSKRLSYLDSDSTDELHHSPAASVLERSMVHSKSSRSFKQSFAQSHRVGRLFEGMVFAISFSDQFKAQERKKLATKITQSGGIILAEGFQDMFEHSSIMNATDPVMDEQDSLQLTKLISESGFTALIADKHSRKVKYMQALALGLPCLAPQWITTCVNKGVIVDWEPYVLCAGASTVLGNAIRSRILAPYSATEARLAEVIQQRPRLLDGQRVLVVIDSKKSRNEAKEPYIFLASVLGPSISRVFSTQQARELLLEHQKAGTPFDWLYLDKGTGTVDAVLAPTETTGNKKRRRSTATQPRIENIRVLSDELVIQSLILGRMVEEDEMYT, encoded by the exons ATGACAGACTCGCAGATGCTTGCTCCAGCAGGCAGCAATGAGACGCAGGATAGCCAGCCCATTTTTGAGGCCTACAGGGCCGAGTTTGGTGTCGGCACG CTCAGTAGTTCGCCTCCCAAATACGTTACATCTCCGAAAATAAGCACGACAAGCCCGAAACAGATTCCTTCACCTATGAGCGAAGTAGTTGTTCCATCATCCGACCCGACAGCCATCGATTTAGCAGCACCAGCTACTACTGTTCCTCGCGACGCGTTATCAGACAAAGCGCGCCCAGGGGGGCCCACTACTGAGAATGACGATCCGTCGCACTGGGACACGACCAGGGTGGCACTGACACATTCGAAAAAGCAATGTGCAACTCTCGAGGCAGACGTGGTGAATGGCGTTGCCCAGGGCCTCAAGGATCGCGTCAATTCGAACAGCAACGTGAATTCGAGCGTTCGGGTGCCAAATACATTCGTCAAATTGAAACACCTTGCCAACTTGTCCGCGCGCCATGACAGCCCGCAGCCGCAATCAGTGCAAGACAATGCACCCAAGCTTCTAATCAAGTGTCTCAAGCCGCCGGCCAGTGCTGTAACTGCCGCCTTGCGCAAAATGGACTATTCTCAACAGACCCCGACACAGGTTAACGATGACCGTGATTACAGCGAATACTGTGATATTGTACCTTCGAGCCCTGTCAATGGCGATACTCAGCCCGCCTCTCACGAACCTCGAAcccttcaagatgatgataCAGGAGCCGTGAATTTTGCGAACATGAGCGAGTTGGGCCGACCTTCGTCTCAAATATCAGAGGATGCAGGTTTTGACAATACTAGAGGTGACTGGAGACATCCTGACGGGACCTCACAATTGAATAACGGCCAAACCCCGCACCGTCCTCACGCTCCTACCTTCGAGACGCCTGCTGTACCAAAGAACCCATTTGCTGCGAGACCTAGCATTGCCGCGCCTCTGGCCGGTAGTGAATTGTTCGGCCAGACGCAGTTTTCTTCGGCCATCAAACATATTAGTCCAACATCTTCACGACCCTCTCCgaagctcttcaactctATTTCGCCAAACATCATTGAGACATCTCCTTTGAAGAACCGTGCCAATGTCTCCTCACCATCCGATATCCGAACCTCGAGTCCTCAACGCCGCCTCCATGATATCCCCGAAACGTCATTACAAGATCTAGATGAGGGACCTGTTAGAGCGTCAACGCCTGTGAATGACCAATCTACAGCTGGTGAAATGATTCCAGAATCTTCCCCATCCACTGATCCCACACCTCGAGCCAAAGCACCTAGATCATCGAACGCCACTGAGCCAATGGCACATTACGAGCCAATGAAGAAGTCTCAGGAAAGGAAGAGCATGGAAAACTTCGTGATTCCTCCCTGGGATTCCGATGATGACTCCGACGATGCTATTCGACGGCTGGAGAGACGAAAGAAGATTGAGCGGAAAAAGGCACAGGCTGCAGAGGAAATGGGCCGCGTTAGCTTTACACCCAAGATCAGGCGCAATTCAGCAGAACAGCCatcaaggaagaagagaagggtGTTGCCGTTTGAAGAGCCCGAAACAACCCGCAAGCCGTCTCCCAAAACCGACAGGGGTAAGGGGCAAGAACTGCCACCTCTCGTGGATGACTCCCAAAAAGGGCTGGTGGCTTCTAACGAGACTCTCCCTGTTACATCAACTAAGGCCACTCCAGGAAACAGTGCTTCCGATAATCCGCAGATCGATCATGATGGAGACATAGTTTTGGTCGATGCGGACAAGGTCGTCTTAGACGATGACATGATACCTGCAACCAGTCCAGCGCCTTCTCTCCCACCTACAGCACCCGTTGAACAACCGCCACCATCTGAGCCTGAGCTACCACAGCTCCGCATCGAATATGAGGGCTTGCCGCAAGGCCCTAATGACCATTCGGAGCCTTCATCTTTGCCACCAGCACGGAAGCGGACGACTAGGACTTACGGTCGTGCAGCTCAGCAAAAGCGCAGAAACCCATTTCTTAGTTCCTCTTTCTCGGATGGGCTGATGAGTGATTTGGACCCAAAACCTACGCCTGTATCATCGCCCTTGCAAATTGTGGCTGCAGTTTCGataattgaagaagagccagaggAGGAATTATCTGTGTCCCGTAcaacagaagagaagagcgagaagaagtcCGCACCGCGGTCCAAGAAACCTGCCCGTGATGTCTATGCGGATCTTCCCCCACCGATGACTACTCGCTCGCGTAGGAGCGATCGAGCGGAGACAGCCCCAGTGACCCCGTTGGCCAGTCGTTCTGTAGGTCAGATGCCGCCGACATCTTCGAGTTTGAGTATCctttcaacaacaccctTGCCTTCTGCCAAAACAACACCCGGGACACAAGACTCCCCTGGTTCTGAACGGCCGGAATCAGTCACTCTGCCGTCACCGAGAGGCAGTCGAGATTTCCATAAGGAGGAGGCTCGAAAAGGATCGAAGACAGAGTCACCTCAGCCAGCAAAAAGAGCAGCAAGGGTATCCAAGCGGCTTTCATATCTTGATTCGGATTCTACTGATGAGCTACATCACTCGCCAGCTGCAAGTGTGCTTGAAAGGAGCATGGTGCATTCCAAATCTAGTAGATCCTTCAAGCAAAGCTTTGCCCAGTCACACCGAGTAGGGCGACTGTTCGAGGGCATGGTTTTTGCCATTTCTTTCTCAGACCAGTTCAAAGCACAAGAACGCAAGAAGTTAGCGACGAAAATCACACAGTCGGGAGGTATCATTCTTGCTGAAGGGTTCCAAGACATGTTTGAACATTCATCCATTATGAATGCGACCGATCCTGTGATGGACGAGCAGGACTCCTTACAACTCACCAAGCTGATTTCTGAGAGCGGGTTCACAGCACTCATCGCAGACAAACACTCACGCAAAGTCAAATATATGCAGGCTCTGGCGCTGGGGCTCCCCTGTTTAGCCCCTCAATGGATAACAACATGTGTCAACAAAGGCGTTATTGTCGATTGGGAACCCTACGTTCTCTGTGCAGGCGCATCCACTGTGCTTGGCAATGCAATCCGGTCAAGAATATTGGCACCGTACTCGGCGACTGAAGCAAGGCTGGCCGAGGTCATCCAGCAGCGACCACGACTCCTTGACGGACAGCGTGTCCTAGTTGTCATTGACTCAAAGAAGTCCCGAAATGAGGCTAAAGAACCTTACATCTTCCTTGCGAGTGTGCTAGGGCCATCGATTTCGCGAGTGTTTTCAACACAACAAGCAAGGGAATTATTGTTAGAGCATCAGAAAGCTGGAACTCCGTTCGACTGGTTATATTTGGATAAAGGAACAGGGACCGTTGACGCAGTTCTTGCGCCTACGGAAACAACAGGTAATAAGAAACGTCGAAGATCAACCGCAACTCAGCCCCGGATCGAAAATATTCGTGTCTTGAGCGACGAGCTTGTCATCCAGAGTTTGATTCTCGGACGTAtggtggaagaagatgaaatgTATACGTAA